One Mangifera indica cultivar Alphonso chromosome 4, CATAS_Mindica_2.1, whole genome shotgun sequence genomic region harbors:
- the LOC123212823 gene encoding leucine-rich repeat receptor protein kinase HPCA1-like, producing MGLKFQVFVLCLSIQFLIIAATTNSDDAAALSSLKDIWQNFPPNWKGSDPCGGNWDGIQCSKSRVISITLSGIGLSGTLSGDITTLSELQTLDLSYNQDLTGPLPSTIGNLKKLTNLILVGCGFSGPIPNSIGSLSKLVFLSLNSNSFSGPIPPTIGNLAELYWLDLADNKLTGTVPVSSGNSPGLDMLVGTKHFHFGMNQLSGTIPEQLFSSNMSLLHVLFDSNNLNGSLPTSLGLVQTLEVVRFDRNQLSGSVPANLNNLSNINELFLSNNRLTGPMPNLSGLNALSYLDMSNNSFDSSTFPTWLLTMQLLTTLTMDSTQLQGEVPTEFFSLPSLQTVVMRNNQLNGTLNIGSSHSTQLELIDLTGNQIDSFTETTGAENVEFILASNPICEESGATRDYCSPDQENSNYSTPYNNCISSPCPSDQISSPNCHCAHPYKGTLVFRALSFSGLNNYTYFTSLVESMIRAFQSYQLPVDSISLSNPHWDSNEYLNLNLQVFPPSGEDSFNLTGIYSLGFVLSNQTYKPPSDFGPYYFIAGQYQHFAGESGSNKSTNIGIIIGAAAGGCVLLLLLIFAGVYAQRQKKIAQKAYEQNPFGHWEQNKSSGSIPQLKAARCFSFEEVNKCTNHFSETNSIGSGGYGKVYRGTLPTGELVAIKRARQGSMQGGHEFKTEIELLSRVHHKNLVGLYGFCFEQGEQMLIYEYIPNGSLSDTLSGKTGIKMDWLRRLKITLGAARGLAYLHELANPPIIHRDIKSTNILLDDCLNAKVADFGLSRAMIETGKDHVSTQVKGTIGYLDPEYYMTQQLTEKSDVYSFGVLMLELITARRPIERGKYIVREIKTAIDKKKDLYNLYELLDPTIGLGTTLKGFGKYVDVAMSCVQESGADRPTMSEVVKEIENILQIAGLNPKAESASTSASYDNASKDSLKHPYDNVDEAFDYSGSFPSSNVKPH from the exons ATGGGTCTAAAATTTCAAGTGTTTGTGCTGTGTCTTTCAATCCAATTTTTAATCATAGCAGCAACAACTAACTCAGATGATG CTGCTGCTCTATCGTCTCTCAAGGATATCTGGCAGAATTTTCCACCTAATTGGAAGGGCTCAGATCCTTGTGGTGGAAATTGGGATGGAATTCAGTGCAGCAAGTCTCGTGTGATTTCTAT AACATTATCAGGCATTGGATTGTCGGGTACTCTATCCGGAGACATAACAACTTTATCAGAATTACAAACTCT GGATTTATCCTACAACCAGGATCTGACCGGACCCCTTCCATCAACAATCGGGAATTTGAAGAAGCTAACAAACTT AATCTTGGTAGGTTGCGGTTTTTCTGGGCCAATTCCCAACTCAATTGGATCTCTATCCAAGCTTGTCTTTCT ATCTCTAAATTCTAATAGTTTTAGTGGACCAATTCCGCCTACTATCGGTAACCTGGCCGAACTTTATTGGCTTGATCTCGCTGATAACAAACTTACTGGGACAGTCCCAGTCTCTAGTGGAAATTCACCTGGCCTGGATATGCTAGTTGGTACCAAGCACTT TCATTTTGGAATGAATCAACTGTCAGGCACCATCCCGGAACAACTTTTCAGCTCAAACATGTCTCTGTTACATGT GCTATTTGACAGCAACAACCTCAATGGTAGTCTTCCTACATCCCTTGGACTTGTGCAAACTCTGGAGGTGGT ACGCTTTGATAGAAATCAATTGAGTGGATCTGTTCCTGCAAACCTCAACAATCTTTCAAATATTAATGAGCT gtttTTGTCCAACAATAGACTGACTGGTCCCATGCCTAACCTTTCTGGCTTGAATGCCCTCAGCTACTT GGACATGAGTAATAACAGTTTTGATTCATCCACTTTTCCTACATGGCTTTTGACAATGCAATTGTTAACAACATT AACGATGGACAGTACTCAACTGCAAGGTGAAGTTCCTACTGAATTTTTCAGCCTTCCCTCTTTACAGACAGT GGTAATGAGAAACAACCAGCTTAATGGCACCTTGAACATTGGCAGCAGCCACAGCACCCAGCTggaattaattgatttaacagGAAATCAAATTGATAGTTTCACGGAAACAACAGGAGCAGAAAATGTTGAGTTCAT ACTTGCAAGTAACCCGATTTGTGAGGAGTCAGGTGCAACAAGAGATTACTGCTCACCCGACCAAGAGAATTCCAACTATTCAACACCATACAACAATTGTATTTCCAGTCCCTGCCCTTCAGATCAGATTTCTAGCCCCAACTGTCACTGTGCTCACCCATATAAAGGAACTCTAGTCTTCAGAGCTCTCTCCTTTTCAGGCTTGAATAACTACACTTACTTTACAAGTCTTGTGGAATCTATGATACGAGCATTCCAGTCTTATCAACTTCCTGTGGATTCAATTTCTTTGAGTAACCCACACTGGGATTCAAATGAGTACCTCAATTTGAATCTCCAAGTATTTCCTCCATCTGGTGAGGATAGTTTCAATCTAACAGGAATTTATAGTCTTGGATTTGTCCTTAGCAACCAGACTTACAAACCTCCAAGTGATTTTGGACCATACTATTTTATTGCTGGGCAGTATCAGCACTTTGCTG GAGAATCGGGATCAAATAAGTCGACAAACATTGGCATTATCATTGGAGCAGCAGCTGGTGGTTGTGTCCTTCTGTTACTATTAATCTTTGCTGGGGTTTATGCACAGCGTCAAAAGAAGATAGCACAAAAAGCATACGAACAGAACCCTTTTG GACACTGGGAGCAAAACAAGAGCAGTGGTAGTATTCCTCAACTGAAAGCCGCAAGATGCTTCTCCTTTGAAGAGGTCAACAAATGCACAAATCATTTTTCAGAAACCAACAGCATCGGATCTGGCGGTTATGGAAAG GTTTATAGAGGAACTCTTCCCACTGGAGAACTGGTTGCCATTAAACGAGCTCGACAAGGATCTATGCAAGGTGGACATGAATTCAAAACAGAGATTGAACTTCTATCTAGAGTGCATCATAAAAATCTTGTTGGCCTTTATGGATTCTGCTTTGAACAAGGTGAACAAATGCTAATATATGAGTACATTCCAAATGGTTCTCTGAGTGATACTTTATCAG GAAAGACTGGAATCAAAATGGATTGGTTAAGAAGACTTAAAATAACACTTGGAGCAGCCAGAGGCCTAGCCTATCTGCATGAGCTTGCGAACCCTCCAATCATACACAGGGATATCAAATCAACAAACATATTACTAGATGATTGCTTAAATGCAAAGGTTGCTGATTTTGGTCTTTCTAGAGCTATGATTGAGACTGGGAAGGATCATGTCTCTACTCAAGTTAAGGGGACGATA GGTTACTTGGATCCTGAATATTACATGACACAACAGTTGACTGAAAAGAGTGATGTTTATAGCTTTGGAGTGCTGATGTTGGAGCTAATAACTGCAAGAAGGCCAATAGAGCGAGGCAAGTACATTGTGAGAGAGATAAAGACTGCAATTGATAAGAAAAAAGATCTGTATAACCTATATGAACTTCTTGACCCAACCATTGGTTTGGGTACAACACTGAAAGGTTTTGGAAAGTATGTGGACGTGGCAATGAGCTGTGTTCAAGAATCAGGAGCTGATAGGCCTACAATGAGTGAAGTGGTGAAGGAGATTGAGAATATTTTGCAGATTGCTGGTCTAAATCCGAAAGCAGAATCAGCATCCACATCAGCAAGTTATGACAATGCAAGTAAAGATTCTTTAAAGCACCCTTACGACAATGTTGATGAGGCTTTCGATTACAGTGGTAGCTTTCCGTCTTCAAATGTAAAGCCTCATTGA